From the genome of Brevibacterium sp. JSBI002, one region includes:
- a CDS encoding quinone oxidoreductase family protein, which produces MTQAVRAMQAGGPEVLEFGEIETPKPGPGEVLVNVEAAGVNFIDTYRRSGVYPMEYPHVVGVEGTGHIAEVGEGIESWQVGDRVAWHEGPGSYATQVVVNSDFLLRVPEGVSAEVAAAMPLQGLTAQYLATSSHEIKPGQTALVHAGAGGVGLLLTQIIKHLGGNVISTVSTDEKAELSRKAGADEVFLYGEGVDITAKVKELTDDEGVDVAYDGVGKDTFDASLASIKPLGSMVLFGGASGQVPPFDIQRLNSSGGIFLSRPSLAWFVRNSEELAKRSAMLFNGIEHGWLNFRVGATFPLAEAADAHRALEGRKTTGKVVLTA; this is translated from the coding sequence ATGACCCAGGCAGTTCGTGCAATGCAGGCCGGCGGACCCGAGGTCCTTGAGTTCGGAGAGATCGAGACCCCGAAGCCAGGCCCCGGTGAGGTGCTCGTCAACGTCGAGGCTGCCGGCGTAAATTTCATTGACACGTACCGTCGTTCGGGTGTCTATCCGATGGAGTACCCGCATGTCGTCGGCGTCGAGGGCACCGGGCATATCGCCGAGGTGGGCGAGGGCATTGAGAGCTGGCAGGTCGGCGACCGTGTGGCCTGGCACGAGGGTCCGGGTTCGTATGCGACGCAGGTCGTCGTCAACTCCGATTTCCTTCTGCGCGTACCGGAAGGCGTGTCCGCCGAGGTGGCTGCGGCGATGCCGCTGCAGGGCCTGACCGCGCAGTACCTGGCGACGAGTTCGCATGAGATCAAGCCGGGCCAGACGGCTCTCGTCCATGCTGGCGCCGGCGGCGTGGGTCTATTGCTCACGCAGATCATCAAACACTTGGGTGGCAATGTCATCTCGACGGTGAGCACGGATGAGAAAGCGGAACTGTCGCGGAAGGCCGGCGCGGATGAGGTGTTCCTCTATGGCGAGGGCGTCGACATCACAGCGAAGGTCAAGGAGCTCACCGATGACGAAGGTGTCGATGTCGCGTATGACGGTGTCGGTAAGGATACGTTCGATGCCTCGTTGGCGTCGATCAAGCCGTTGGGTTCGATGGTGCTCTTCGGCGGAGCTTCGGGCCAGGTGCCGCCGTTCGACATCCAGCGCCTGAACTCCTCGGGTGGAATCTTCCTCTCCCGCCCATCGCTGGCCTGGTTTGTTCGCAACTCGGAAGAGCTGGCAAAGCGTTCGGCTATGCTCTTCAACGGCATCGAGCACGGCTGGCTCAACTTCCGTGTCGGGGCGACGTTCCCCCTGGCCGAAGCCGCGGATGCACACCGTGCGCTGGAGGGCCGCAAGACCACTGGCAAGGTTGTGCTGACCGCTTGA
- the istA gene encoding IS21 family transposase, with product MVRKIRAKLVLQLRAEGLSGRAIASSQAMSRKSVTQVLDAANAAGLSWDDVKDCPDGEVYSLLFPGRGDHHSVFAQPDWERIHKEMARVGVTLKLLHGEYVDACAAAGDAAMSYDRFCRTYQRHVLVTGAASRVGHKAAQTIEVDWSGPTMRLYPSGASQPVTVYLFVACLPFSRYAFVYPSLDMSQDSWLRAHVAMFTAFDGSTPRIVPDNLKTGVIAHPRDGEVVLNDAYREMAAHYSAAVLPGRIRAPKDKASVENTVGHVATWVIAGLRDRRFASLPELASAIEERVAAYNAEPFQKRPGSRLSVFTTDEQPLLRRLPQVAYEISRWVYGRRVARNGHVSWARNYYSVPFAHIGAKVDLRITDRSLEVYSGHERITTHLLLPVTAANEYRTNEADLPVGEKYQLWDKPRARQWAERIGPSALVVIDRIFESVPIDEQGLNPALAVLRLARRYSAERVEAACRIALAGPVRSPRYAHVNPILVTGQDHTRADEAQPVEHGGYVRGASYYAGGRQ from the coding sequence ATGGTACGCAAGATCAGAGCGAAGCTGGTTCTACAGCTTCGGGCCGAGGGGCTCTCGGGAAGAGCTATTGCATCGTCTCAGGCGATGTCCCGTAAGTCTGTCACCCAAGTCCTCGATGCCGCGAATGCTGCCGGCCTGAGTTGGGATGATGTCAAAGACTGCCCCGATGGTGAGGTGTACAGTCTGTTGTTCCCGGGCCGCGGCGACCATCACAGTGTGTTCGCCCAACCCGACTGGGAACGAATCCATAAGGAGATGGCTCGGGTCGGGGTGACGCTGAAGCTCCTCCATGGCGAGTATGTCGATGCATGCGCTGCTGCTGGTGATGCGGCGATGAGCTACGACCGGTTCTGCCGCACCTATCAACGTCATGTGCTGGTCACTGGCGCCGCTTCCCGAGTCGGTCACAAGGCCGCGCAGACGATCGAAGTCGATTGGTCGGGGCCGACGATGCGACTGTATCCGTCGGGGGCGAGTCAGCCTGTGACCGTGTATCTGTTCGTCGCGTGTCTGCCATTCAGCCGGTACGCGTTCGTGTATCCGAGTCTGGATATGAGCCAGGATTCCTGGTTGCGGGCGCATGTGGCAATGTTCACCGCTTTCGACGGATCGACGCCGAGGATCGTGCCGGACAACCTCAAAACCGGAGTGATCGCTCATCCCCGCGATGGTGAGGTCGTGCTCAACGATGCTTATCGGGAAATGGCTGCCCACTATTCGGCGGCAGTGCTTCCGGGCCGGATCAGAGCACCGAAAGACAAGGCGAGTGTGGAGAACACTGTCGGGCATGTGGCCACGTGGGTGATCGCGGGACTTCGGGACCGACGGTTTGCTTCGCTGCCGGAACTGGCATCGGCGATCGAGGAGCGAGTCGCAGCCTATAACGCCGAGCCCTTCCAGAAGCGGCCAGGTTCCAGACTCAGCGTCTTCACCACCGATGAGCAGCCACTGCTGAGGCGATTGCCGCAGGTTGCCTACGAGATCAGCCGGTGGGTCTACGGGCGCCGGGTGGCCAGGAATGGGCATGTCAGTTGGGCGCGGAACTATTATTCAGTGCCGTTTGCCCATATCGGCGCCAAGGTTGATCTGCGAATCACCGATCGCAGTCTTGAGGTCTATTCCGGCCATGAGAGGATCACGACGCACCTGCTGCTACCGGTAACGGCAGCGAATGAGTATCGGACGAATGAGGCCGACCTGCCGGTCGGCGAGAAGTACCAGCTGTGGGACAAACCGCGAGCCCGCCAGTGGGCCGAGCGGATCGGTCCATCGGCACTGGTTGTCATCGATCGCATTTTCGAGTCTGTTCCCATCGACGAGCAAGGACTCAACCCGGCCCTGGCGGTGTTGAGGCTGGCCCGCCGTTACTCTGCTGAAAGGGTCGAGGCGGCCTGCCGGATCGCTTTGGCCGGTCCGGTGAGGTCCCCACGCTATGCGCATGTGAACCCGATCCTGGTCACAGGGCAAGACCACACCAGAGCCGACGAGGCTCAGCCTGTCGAGCACGGCGGTTACGTTCGTGGAGCCTCCTACTATGCAGGAGGCCGACAGTGA
- a CDS encoding ATP-binding protein, with amino-acid sequence MTAIDTETKRKLREMGATPLLEALESQDEDLTMGMSFDERLQLIVDEAHSRFNHAKVEGLIRRAGLRYPAADLRQLSRVDERGLDQNVIAQLGTCGFIDRGQNVVFQGFTGSGKSYLGCALAKRACQHRIRAHYIRMPDLEEAWALAKDKPLGTTKLLKKYAAFTVLVIDEWLLDPPDEAMRSMLLELLERRYDTASTVFCTQYAKKDWHQRLGSGVHADAIMDRIVHNTIWVETGSHNMREHAALNS; translated from the coding sequence GTGACGGCGATCGATACAGAAACCAAGCGCAAGCTGCGCGAGATGGGTGCGACACCTTTGCTGGAGGCACTCGAGTCCCAGGACGAGGACCTGACTATGGGAATGAGCTTCGATGAACGCCTGCAGTTGATCGTCGACGAAGCCCACTCGAGGTTCAACCATGCCAAAGTTGAAGGACTCATCCGCCGGGCCGGACTACGATACCCGGCAGCGGACCTGCGGCAACTGTCCCGCGTCGATGAGAGAGGACTGGATCAGAACGTGATCGCGCAGCTAGGAACCTGCGGCTTCATCGACCGCGGCCAGAACGTCGTGTTCCAAGGATTCACCGGTTCGGGAAAGTCCTATCTGGGATGTGCTCTAGCAAAACGAGCCTGTCAGCACCGGATCCGAGCTCACTACATTCGCATGCCTGATCTGGAAGAGGCCTGGGCACTAGCAAAGGACAAACCGCTGGGCACGACGAAGTTATTGAAGAAATACGCCGCGTTCACCGTCCTCGTCATCGACGAATGGTTACTCGATCCTCCCGATGAGGCTATGCGCAGTATGCTGCTGGAACTGCTCGAGCGCCGCTACGACACGGCATCGACGGTGTTCTGTACCCAGTATGCGAAGAAGGACTGGCATCAACGACTGGGGTCTGGAGTCCACGCGGATGCGATCATGGACCGAATCGTGCACAACACGATCTGGGTCGAGACTGGCAGTCATAACATGCGTGAACATGCTGCTCTGAATTCGTGA
- the brxL gene encoding BREX system Lon protease-like protein BrxL codes for MTEIVSLDSIDETAASAFEGYVVRKDLAQQFKGAYPVPTYVGEFLIGRYCATTDLEEIEEGLQIVRRLLADRTVRAGEEELFKSRARERTTVKLIDLVKARLDAKSNSYVAELPSLGLRDVRIDDAIVRENERMLTGGFYAEVDLFYDAAIAEEKNGKAFAVGSLRPIQLSTRDSLTRLAEGRARFNSEQWKHLLLRSVGFEPEKLSSREQDILLLRMVPFVQRNFNMVELGPRGTGKSHLFQQVSPYAHLISGGKASVARMFVNNATGQRGLVAQYDVVCFDEVSGVSFDQKDGVNIMKGYMESGEFSRGRESIRADGSIMLVGNFDVDVAHQQRIGHLLSPLPPEMRDDTAFMDRIHAYLPGWDVPKLNPSYFTDHFGLVSDFLSECWSRLRDQSRLASIQGRINYSDALSGRDLSAVKKTVDGLLKLLYPDSEALITDEDLEWAVRIALECRRRVKEQQRRIGSAEFRNTQFGYRLGEGAEQFVSTPELASPDSIGLDPLPPGQVWAMSENMGDNGPGLYRVVTSDTPGTGSGGLLNQAAPASLRESFKVAEQNLFAQSRVLVGDRDPRSHILTTQVRALDAANSGAGLGMPILLAQCSAMLERSVRGGMIVVGNLSLGGGVETVVNAVTLAEHAMEKGASLLLLPVNARRQLLDVSDEVATKVTFIFYNDAKDALAKALDE; via the coding sequence ATGACTGAGATCGTCTCACTTGATTCGATAGACGAGACTGCGGCTTCGGCATTCGAGGGGTATGTCGTCCGTAAAGACCTCGCTCAGCAATTCAAGGGTGCCTATCCAGTCCCTACTTACGTCGGCGAGTTCCTCATCGGACGCTACTGTGCCACAACCGACTTGGAGGAAATCGAAGAAGGACTTCAGATAGTTCGACGGCTGCTTGCTGACCGTACTGTGCGGGCTGGAGAAGAGGAGCTCTTCAAGTCTCGTGCGCGCGAGCGTACAACTGTAAAGCTCATCGATCTTGTCAAAGCCCGGCTTGATGCGAAGTCCAACTCGTATGTTGCTGAGCTACCGAGTCTCGGTCTTCGTGATGTACGAATCGACGATGCAATTGTCAGGGAAAATGAGCGCATGCTCACTGGCGGCTTCTACGCTGAGGTGGATTTGTTCTACGATGCCGCTATCGCTGAAGAGAAGAACGGCAAGGCATTTGCAGTGGGTTCACTTCGTCCCATTCAGCTTTCAACGCGCGATTCGCTTACACGATTGGCTGAAGGCCGTGCTCGTTTCAATAGTGAACAGTGGAAGCACCTTCTACTTCGGTCGGTGGGCTTTGAGCCCGAGAAACTCAGTAGTCGTGAGCAGGACATTCTATTATTGCGAATGGTTCCGTTCGTACAACGAAACTTCAACATGGTCGAGCTGGGCCCGCGCGGCACTGGTAAATCACACCTATTCCAGCAGGTTTCCCCGTACGCGCATCTAATTTCGGGGGGCAAAGCTTCGGTAGCTCGGATGTTCGTCAACAACGCAACCGGCCAGCGTGGCCTAGTTGCTCAGTACGACGTGGTCTGCTTCGACGAGGTGTCTGGCGTCTCCTTCGATCAAAAGGATGGCGTCAACATTATGAAGGGATACATGGAATCGGGTGAGTTTTCCCGGGGTCGTGAGTCCATTCGCGCCGATGGTTCGATCATGCTCGTCGGCAACTTCGACGTGGACGTCGCTCATCAGCAACGCATAGGGCACTTGCTATCGCCTTTGCCGCCGGAGATGCGAGACGATACTGCATTTATGGATCGGATCCACGCATACTTGCCTGGCTGGGACGTTCCGAAGCTGAATCCCTCCTACTTCACCGATCACTTTGGACTTGTAAGCGATTTCCTCTCCGAATGCTGGTCGCGTCTTCGTGATCAATCGCGACTTGCTTCGATCCAAGGCCGAATCAACTATTCCGATGCGCTGTCGGGCCGTGACCTCTCTGCGGTCAAAAAGACGGTTGACGGGCTTTTGAAGCTCCTGTATCCGGACTCCGAAGCTCTCATTACTGATGAGGATCTCGAATGGGCGGTGCGGATTGCACTAGAGTGCCGACGTCGAGTCAAAGAACAACAGCGCCGCATCGGTTCAGCGGAATTTCGCAATACCCAGTTCGGCTATCGCCTCGGCGAAGGGGCGGAACAATTCGTCTCGACTCCGGAACTCGCCAGTCCAGACTCCATTGGTTTGGATCCACTTCCTCCGGGCCAAGTCTGGGCGATGTCCGAAAACATGGGAGACAATGGCCCTGGCCTTTATCGAGTGGTTACCTCAGACACACCTGGCACTGGCTCGGGAGGATTACTCAATCAGGCCGCTCCAGCGTCACTTCGCGAGAGCTTCAAAGTGGCCGAACAAAACCTATTTGCTCAGTCTCGCGTGCTTGTGGGAGATCGTGACCCGCGAAGTCACATTCTAACCACGCAGGTGAGAGCGCTTGACGCTGCGAACTCTGGTGCAGGTCTCGGGATGCCAATACTCTTGGCTCAGTGTTCTGCGATGCTTGAGAGATCCGTGAGAGGAGGCATGATTGTAGTGGGCAATCTATCCTTGGGCGGCGGAGTAGAGACCGTAGTCAATGCAGTAACTTTAGCTGAGCACGCAATGGAAAAGGGAGCGTCGTTGCTCCTCCTGCCAGTGAACGCTCGTCGCCAGCTCCTCGATGTTAGCGACGAAGTTGCGACAAAGGTTACGTTCATTTTTTACAACGATGCTAAAGACGCGTTAGCCAAAGCGCTCGACGAATAG
- the pglZ gene encoding BREX-1 system phosphatase PglZ type B, whose product MTLVREAVVQALRDAAAFNEGTNSAPVAVLWPDPGHAWERVVGHLQEKVPILVLGKYEPEIARGPELWLRAVLSSPESADLPAHLAERDEQNPWVIYLPGISRGSVAEAMTLDDSLVPLAEIAIRSNWWPSAYSQAPWTPHSFLTSKQGAGLDIASDSATKAALAQVLDKFLFEDIDNLKRIGRLDSSRLHRLVLDDTVRTLLEWMNEPDEVRASLEGSQWQALVASCKSVYGFGPENDGALTAASKLGSRTGKWGAVWQRFAENPSRYPNIPALLDQARPSTVALFGDTDLHPDSWPSWNRDQEDALRLSLATLGNHPDPRGRIEELAAAHTSREDMVWAALGQAPLASSVGHLAELAGRVATVSAATDLNSQIEWYSEEGHMIDDLALRTIATAKTAQDRSAVARALGAIYDPWVDQSAREFQKAAVGAYHGQTGLDVLEGTCVVFVDALRYDLAIRVTRRLSGVAAVVEPRQAAFPSVTPTGQPAVAPIKIGMAGGTAFDAADDQGRSVKGSVLRSALAEAGVQFLDWDTAQVGDPAGTAWTQTNMIDSLGHSHGRQLADLIDHHLDLVAERVRALLDAGWRNVVVVTDHGFLLPGQAAQKVHLPIQVTEGDAARKPRVARLKAAAARPNFQVLPWTWDSSVDMVSAPGAAAFESACLYEHGGLSLQECVIPVIRVARGASTSETVQIEGVRWTGQRCRIDFGPAEAEVVAEIRLRPADASSAVGGPKPPTEPGEVKVLVDEEQAAAGETAWVVLLDGDEVVLAQTQTTVGGSE is encoded by the coding sequence ATGACATTAGTTCGTGAAGCCGTCGTCCAAGCGCTCCGGGATGCCGCGGCCTTCAACGAAGGGACGAATTCAGCTCCGGTGGCTGTTTTGTGGCCTGACCCTGGCCACGCTTGGGAAAGGGTGGTTGGCCATCTGCAGGAGAAAGTGCCTATCCTTGTTCTAGGAAAGTATGAGCCTGAAATTGCAAGGGGACCGGAACTTTGGCTTCGGGCTGTACTTTCCTCGCCCGAGTCAGCGGATCTACCTGCCCATCTCGCCGAACGAGACGAACAGAACCCGTGGGTGATCTACCTGCCTGGTATCAGTCGAGGCTCCGTGGCAGAAGCAATGACGCTCGACGACTCACTCGTACCGCTCGCCGAGATTGCGATCCGCTCGAACTGGTGGCCCTCTGCTTACAGTCAGGCGCCCTGGACGCCACATTCGTTCCTTACGTCGAAGCAGGGTGCGGGCCTCGACATCGCGAGCGACAGCGCGACGAAAGCGGCGCTTGCCCAGGTGTTGGACAAGTTTCTCTTCGAGGATATCGACAATCTCAAGCGTATAGGGCGCCTCGATTCGTCGCGCCTGCACCGACTTGTGCTCGATGACACGGTTCGCACCCTCCTTGAATGGATGAACGAGCCGGACGAGGTGAGAGCTTCGCTGGAAGGTTCGCAATGGCAGGCCCTCGTCGCCTCATGTAAGTCAGTCTACGGCTTTGGCCCTGAGAACGACGGCGCACTTACCGCGGCCAGCAAGCTCGGCAGCCGAACTGGGAAGTGGGGGGCGGTCTGGCAACGGTTTGCGGAGAACCCAAGCCGCTATCCGAATATTCCTGCCTTGCTCGACCAGGCGCGCCCCTCTACGGTGGCGCTTTTTGGGGACACCGACCTACACCCTGACTCGTGGCCTTCGTGGAACCGCGACCAGGAGGACGCACTTAGGTTGTCACTCGCCACATTGGGAAATCATCCTGACCCGCGTGGTCGAATTGAAGAGCTCGCTGCCGCGCACACGTCGCGCGAGGACATGGTCTGGGCCGCTCTCGGTCAAGCACCGCTTGCTAGCTCTGTTGGTCACCTCGCCGAGCTTGCAGGTCGTGTAGCGACCGTCTCGGCAGCCACCGATCTCAACTCTCAGATCGAATGGTACAGCGAGGAGGGCCACATGATTGACGACCTTGCGCTGCGTACTATCGCGACGGCCAAGACCGCACAGGATAGATCCGCGGTCGCTCGCGCGTTAGGCGCGATCTACGACCCGTGGGTTGATCAGTCGGCACGAGAATTCCAGAAAGCCGCAGTTGGCGCCTACCATGGTCAGACGGGCCTCGACGTACTCGAAGGAACATGCGTGGTATTTGTCGATGCACTGCGATACGACTTGGCCATTCGTGTTACTCGCCGATTGTCAGGGGTCGCAGCGGTTGTAGAGCCGCGCCAGGCGGCTTTCCCCAGCGTCACGCCAACCGGCCAGCCGGCGGTGGCCCCGATTAAGATCGGGATGGCTGGCGGTACAGCCTTTGATGCGGCTGATGATCAAGGGCGATCTGTAAAAGGTTCAGTGCTGCGGTCGGCTCTCGCTGAGGCGGGAGTACAGTTCCTCGACTGGGACACCGCACAGGTCGGCGACCCAGCCGGAACTGCGTGGACGCAGACGAACATGATCGACTCGCTGGGCCACTCGCACGGGCGGCAGCTGGCAGACCTGATCGACCACCACCTTGACCTTGTCGCGGAGCGTGTTCGTGCACTGCTTGATGCGGGTTGGCGGAATGTCGTCGTGGTCACCGATCACGGGTTCCTCCTGCCTGGCCAAGCAGCGCAGAAGGTCCACCTGCCGATACAAGTGACGGAAGGTGATGCTGCCCGCAAGCCACGTGTGGCGCGGTTGAAGGCCGCCGCAGCACGCCCGAATTTTCAAGTCCTGCCTTGGACTTGGGACTCCTCCGTCGACATGGTCAGCGCACCCGGAGCTGCTGCGTTTGAGTCGGCTTGCCTATACGAGCATGGCGGATTGAGTCTCCAAGAGTGCGTAATTCCCGTCATCCGCGTGGCACGTGGAGCCTCGACTTCTGAGACAGTTCAGATTGAAGGCGTTCGGTGGACAGGGCAACGTTGTCGCATCGACTTCGGTCCTGCCGAAGCTGAAGTGGTCGCCGAAATTCGGCTTCGCCCTGCTGATGCGTCGAGCGCGGTCGGAGGCCCGAAGCCGCCAACTGAACCGGGCGAGGTCAAGGTTCTCGTGGACGAGGAGCAGGCCGCTGCGGGGGAAACGGCGTGGGTTGTGTTGCTTGATGGAGACGAAGTGGTACTTGCGCAAACGCAAACGACGGTCGGGGGTAGCGAATGA
- a CDS encoding BREX-1 system adenine-specific DNA-methyltransferase PglX has translation MSTVTTKVLNSDQRRYLDAQTQSARVAAQRAAEDALRALAVAEPSRPGYLSDEQNKLRVALRDKARQLGDDTTRASTRLTNLVHDIAYEQWHRLLFARFLEVNGLLRHAEYREITLTLEDCGDLASDLGEPDGWAVAARFASEILPGVFRLTDPAVQVRFAAEHRNTLERLLLDIPSEVFRTEDALGWVYQFWQTAEKKRVNESGVKISGADLSPVTQLFTENYMVRFLLENSLGAWWATLHPNSSLIADWVYLRRTEDGAPAAGLFNEWPDRTADVKVIDPCCGSGHFLVAMFGMLWRMRAEEEDLTPADAQDAVLRDNLHGLELDPRCAQIAAFNVTLEAWKQGGVRQLPVPQIACSGVPIRSTRGDWEVIAGKDSELRKVLGHLHSQFRNADSLGSLIEPRADGSEHSLFGSDLSFGVSWDSIRESLSQVFSAEAQESSVVGYAADDIIRAAKLLSGSYTLVATNPPFLSSGKQAEAVQRFTKHLDRDASGNLAYSMLSRWSGATTRAFVIPQSWRFQTNYSAFRKARLSLDGQKFIAALGVSGFSVTMWDFHTDLLVEGGQRTEAVTGLNAAAGNSPTQIAEFLTEVPLCHTTRTQQMANTDHRITLTTSKPQALLSGVAPGLQGIKTGDDSRFRRYFWEVSGIGGPRWQLFLSSVSATEFYAGRSYVVAWDEGKGAMAQSRGSRIVGKGAWGKVGVLVSQMGDLPVTLYTGELFDTNASAVVPYDESLLSALWHFLSSPDYSVAVREIDTSLKVTNATLAKVPFDTEHWSKVAEQEGPLPEPYSPDPTQALFRGDILAASHPLQVAIARLLGYSWPQQTSDAFDHFADSDGFASLQALPNEPDLATRLRALLSTAYGDHWSSGFERTLITDAGGKNGHLNDWLRDTFFAQHVKVFENRPFLWHIWDGRKDGFSAIVNYHKLDRQTLEKLTFTSLGAWINRQKHEARAERSGASERLAAAEDLQHRLQLILDGVPPYDIYVRWKEMADQPIGWEPDTDDGVRFNIRPFVIAGVLRSKVNVHWRKDRGKNPDGTDRNNDLHPALEERRVARREAGIAE, from the coding sequence ATGTCAACGGTAACTACCAAGGTCCTCAATTCCGACCAACGACGCTATCTCGACGCGCAGACGCAGAGCGCCCGCGTTGCAGCACAACGCGCTGCCGAGGATGCTCTGCGTGCTCTCGCGGTCGCCGAGCCGAGTCGCCCGGGTTACCTAAGTGACGAGCAAAACAAACTCCGGGTTGCGCTCCGAGACAAGGCGCGGCAGCTCGGCGATGACACCACACGTGCGAGTACACGGCTTACCAATCTTGTGCACGACATCGCCTACGAGCAATGGCATCGGTTGCTGTTCGCCCGATTCCTGGAAGTCAACGGCCTTCTTCGGCATGCGGAGTATCGTGAGATCACACTAACTCTAGAGGATTGTGGCGACCTCGCTTCTGACCTCGGTGAGCCAGATGGGTGGGCGGTTGCCGCGCGATTCGCTTCGGAGATCCTTCCCGGCGTCTTCCGCCTCACCGACCCTGCGGTACAAGTCCGGTTCGCAGCCGAACACCGCAATACGCTTGAGCGCCTCCTGCTCGACATTCCATCCGAGGTATTCAGGACGGAGGACGCGCTCGGTTGGGTATATCAGTTCTGGCAGACGGCCGAAAAGAAGCGAGTCAACGAATCCGGTGTCAAGATCAGTGGGGCCGACCTTTCACCAGTCACACAACTGTTCACCGAGAATTACATGGTGCGGTTTCTGTTAGAGAACTCGCTCGGGGCATGGTGGGCTACCCTGCATCCAAACTCTTCCCTCATTGCAGACTGGGTGTATCTCCGCCGTACCGAGGATGGCGCTCCCGCAGCGGGCTTGTTCAACGAATGGCCTGACCGGACCGCCGATGTGAAAGTGATAGACCCGTGCTGCGGCTCCGGCCACTTTCTCGTCGCAATGTTCGGGATGCTTTGGCGTATGCGAGCTGAGGAGGAGGATCTCACACCAGCAGATGCGCAAGATGCCGTTCTCCGCGACAATTTGCACGGTCTCGAACTTGATCCACGCTGTGCTCAGATCGCCGCTTTTAATGTGACCCTTGAAGCCTGGAAACAGGGGGGAGTCCGCCAGTTGCCGGTACCTCAGATTGCATGCTCGGGGGTACCGATTCGTTCGACGCGGGGCGACTGGGAAGTGATTGCTGGAAAAGACAGTGAGCTCCGGAAGGTCCTTGGCCATCTTCATTCTCAATTTAGAAATGCAGACTCTCTTGGTTCGCTAATAGAACCACGGGCTGATGGTTCAGAACACTCTCTATTCGGTAGTGATCTCAGCTTTGGTGTCAGCTGGGATTCGATTCGAGAATCTCTTTCACAAGTCTTTTCGGCTGAGGCCCAGGAGAGCTCGGTCGTGGGGTACGCGGCTGATGACATTATTCGCGCAGCAAAGCTATTGTCAGGGTCTTACACACTTGTCGCTACAAATCCGCCGTTCCTTTCTTCTGGAAAACAGGCTGAGGCCGTCCAGCGATTCACAAAGCATTTGGATCGGGATGCATCGGGCAACCTGGCTTATTCGATGCTCTCGAGATGGAGTGGAGCTACAACGCGGGCATTTGTGATTCCACAGAGTTGGCGATTTCAGACCAATTACTCGGCCTTCAGGAAGGCGCGGCTTAGCTTGGACGGCCAAAAGTTCATTGCTGCACTCGGAGTATCCGGGTTCTCGGTCACCATGTGGGACTTCCATACGGATCTGCTGGTCGAAGGGGGTCAGCGCACGGAGGCGGTTACTGGTCTAAATGCCGCGGCCGGAAACTCGCCTACACAGATTGCCGAATTCCTTACTGAGGTACCACTCTGTCATACTACGCGGACGCAGCAGATGGCCAACACTGACCACCGAATCACGTTGACCACATCCAAACCGCAGGCACTTTTGTCAGGTGTGGCTCCGGGGCTTCAGGGAATCAAGACCGGGGACGATAGTCGTTTCCGCCGTTACTTCTGGGAAGTCAGCGGAATCGGTGGACCTCGTTGGCAACTGTTTTTGTCGTCGGTTTCTGCAACCGAGTTCTATGCTGGACGTAGTTATGTCGTTGCATGGGATGAGGGTAAGGGGGCAATGGCTCAAAGCCGCGGTTCTCGTATTGTTGGCAAGGGGGCATGGGGAAAGGTCGGCGTTCTGGTCAGCCAGATGGGAGACCTGCCAGTGACGCTCTACACCGGGGAATTGTTCGATACTAACGCGTCAGCGGTCGTCCCGTATGATGAGTCGTTATTGTCGGCGCTTTGGCATTTCTTATCGTCGCCAGATTATTCAGTAGCAGTTAGAGAAATTGATACATCTCTGAAAGTTACAAACGCAACCCTGGCAAAAGTTCCTTTCGATACGGAACATTGGTCGAAAGTCGCCGAACAGGAGGGGCCATTGCCAGAGCCCTACTCGCCGGACCCAACTCAAGCGTTGTTCAGAGGCGATATTCTTGCAGCGTCGCATCCCCTGCAAGTGGCGATCGCGCGGCTGCTTGGCTATTCATGGCCACAACAGACTTCCGATGCGTTTGACCATTTTGCGGATTCCGATGGTTTTGCCAGCTTACAGGCACTGCCAAATGAGCCTGATCTCGCCACACGTTTACGTGCGCTTCTGTCGACAGCTTACGGTGACCATTGGTCAAGTGGCTTCGAGCGGACGCTCATTACTGATGCAGGAGGGAAGAACGGCCACTTGAACGACTGGCTTCGAGACACTTTCTTCGCTCAACACGTAAAGGTCTTTGAAAACCGGCCCTTCTTATGGCACATCTGGGATGGCCGGAAAGACGGATTTTCGGCGATCGTCAATTACCACAAGCTTGATCGTCAAACGCTGGAGAAATTGACCTTTACCTCTCTGGGGGCCTGGATCAACCGGCAGAAGCACGAGGCACGTGCAGAGCGTTCCGGTGCCAGTGAGCGACTGGCCGCTGCCGAAGATCTTCAGCATAGGCTTCAGCTAATTCTTGACGGTGTACCTCCCTATGACATTTACGTTCGGTGGAAGGAAATGGCCGATCAACCCATCGGGTGGGAACCTGACACGGATGACGGCGTTCGTTTTAATATCCGTCCGTTTGTGATTGCCGGTGTGCTCCGGTCTAAAGTAAACGTGCATTGGCGAAAGGACCGTGGAAAGAATCCCGACGGGACAGATCGAAATAATGATTTGCACCCAGCCCTTGAAGAACGTCGTGTTGCCAGGCGCGAAGCGGGGATCGCAGAATGA